A single window of Paenibacillus sp. SYP-B4298 DNA harbors:
- a CDS encoding S9 family peptidase, with product MGKQPIAPEDLYRYRLVSEPAGRPGTLEAAYVVKEATQERNDYHSHIRLAGSSPEDDRQLTAGPKDSTPQWAPDGSRFAFIRVEGGVRQLWTAAADGSEAMLAASEAAAAGRSIASYAWSPDGSRLVYCARVAASESVVDAKDARSGGAAAAGAADGSTATRASALDSKAEGGTPLKARPLRGAVYERTVPKAEGAGWWDGMWPQLFLLELDSGAERQVTYCPRGALQPQWSPDGQSIAYMSKQPEEGADADLFPFNDLFTLCLDSGTSLKVSATDVLIQHYAYSRDGKELLYIGDDRTYGSGTHNKLYSVPSGGGSVRVLTACDLQLGNYILNDVKSGPPMAGPVPSVDGSASYAVATCEGNADIYLLEENGMPQRIGRAAGSGRDVYQLAAAGDGKHLLACIMDANGPGELYRIDPLTGEETRLTDWNGALMQERAVAQPQPLWFESADGLRVQGWLLLPPDAAGAEREMPGAAPPMPPQAPSAAAGSSSAPDEDQHKLPLVLVIHGGPHAMYAPAYSHELQQLAAQGYAVLFTNPRGSFGYGQTFARACRGDFGGGDYQDLLTAVDAALAQWDILDERRMGVMGGSYGGLMTNWMIAHSNRFRAAISQRCISNWLSFYGTSDIGISYTEGIAGAQPWSDPQLLWERSPLAHAHKVTAPVLIMHGEQDMRCPVEQSDEWYTALRRHGVTARLVRYPGSNHAFMKLGKPSLRLDALEQVNQWLHLHVRGGDRS from the coding sequence ATGGGGAAGCAACCGATTGCACCGGAGGATCTGTATCGCTATCGGCTAGTCAGCGAGCCTGCCGGCAGGCCGGGGACGCTGGAGGCCGCCTATGTAGTGAAGGAAGCTACGCAGGAGCGCAATGATTATCATAGCCATATTCGGCTGGCAGGAAGCAGCCCGGAGGATGACCGCCAGCTCACGGCGGGGCCGAAGGACAGCACGCCGCAGTGGGCGCCGGATGGCAGCCGATTCGCATTCATCCGGGTGGAGGGAGGCGTGCGCCAGCTATGGACGGCCGCCGCAGACGGCAGTGAGGCGATGCTGGCGGCCAGCGAAGCAGCCGCGGCGGGGCGAAGCATCGCCAGCTATGCCTGGTCGCCAGACGGCAGCAGGCTCGTCTACTGCGCGCGGGTAGCTGCCAGCGAATCTGTAGTGGATGCTAAGGACGCGCGGTCTGGAGGAGCAGCCGCTGCTGGTGCCGCTGACGGCAGTACGGCGACCCGTGCCAGCGCCTTGGACAGCAAGGCAGAGGGGGGTACGCCGCTCAAGGCGCGACCGCTGCGTGGAGCTGTCTATGAGCGCACTGTCCCCAAGGCGGAGGGCGCAGGCTGGTGGGATGGAATGTGGCCGCAGTTGTTCCTGCTGGAGCTGGACAGCGGGGCAGAGCGTCAGGTCACTTACTGCCCGCGCGGAGCGTTGCAGCCGCAATGGTCGCCTGACGGGCAGTCCATCGCTTATATGTCGAAGCAGCCGGAAGAGGGAGCGGACGCGGATCTGTTCCCCTTCAATGATCTGTTCACACTCTGCCTTGATAGCGGGACATCCCTCAAGGTGAGCGCAACGGATGTCCTCATCCAGCACTACGCCTATAGCAGGGACGGCAAAGAGCTGCTCTATATTGGCGATGACCGTACCTATGGCAGCGGCACGCACAATAAGCTCTACAGCGTGCCGTCAGGAGGCGGCTCGGTACGTGTCCTGACAGCATGTGATCTGCAGCTCGGAAATTATATTCTGAATGATGTCAAGTCTGGACCGCCTATGGCTGGCCCTGTGCCCTCTGTAGACGGAAGCGCTTCGTATGCTGTAGCTACCTGTGAGGGCAATGCAGACATCTATCTGCTTGAGGAAAACGGTATGCCGCAGCGGATCGGCCGCGCTGCGGGCAGCGGGCGGGATGTGTACCAGTTGGCGGCTGCCGGGGACGGGAAGCATCTGCTTGCCTGCATTATGGATGCGAACGGGCCCGGAGAGCTATACCGGATCGATCCGCTTACAGGCGAGGAGACACGACTGACCGACTGGAACGGAGCTCTGATGCAGGAGCGGGCTGTGGCGCAGCCGCAGCCGCTCTGGTTCGAGTCAGCGGATGGCCTGCGCGTGCAGGGCTGGCTGCTGCTGCCTCCAGACGCAGCGGGAGCGGAGAGGGAGATGCCCGGAGCCGCTCCTCCGATGCCTCCGCAGGCTCCTTCCGCGGCGGCGGGCAGCAGCAGCGCGCCAGACGAGGATCAGCACAAGCTGCCGCTGGTGCTGGTTATTCATGGCGGCCCTCATGCGATGTATGCGCCTGCTTATAGCCATGAGCTGCAGCAGCTCGCTGCACAAGGCTACGCGGTGCTGTTCACCAATCCACGGGGCAGCTTCGGCTATGGCCAGACCTTCGCCCGCGCCTGTCGCGGCGACTTCGGCGGGGGCGATTACCAGGATCTGCTGACCGCAGTGGACGCGGCTCTGGCACAGTGGGACATCCTCGACGAGCGGCGTATGGGCGTGATGGGCGGCAGCTACGGCGGCTTGATGACCAACTGGATGATTGCCCATTCGAATCGCTTCCGCGCTGCCATCTCGCAGCGCTGTATCTCCAACTGGCTGTCCTTCTACGGCACAAGCGATATTGGCATCTCCTACACGGAGGGCATCGCAGGCGCTCAGCCCTGGAGCGATCCGCAGTTACTATGGGAACGCTCGCCGCTAGCCCATGCACATAAGGTGACAGCGCCCGTGCTGATCATGCATGGCGAGCAGGATATGCGCTGTCCAGTGGAGCAGTCGGACGAGTGGTACACTGCACTCAGGCGCCATGGCGTCACCGCAAGGCTGGTACGTTATCCCGGCTCCAACCATGCGTTCATGAAGCTCGGCAAGCCGTCGCTGCGGCTGGACGCGCTGGAGCAGGTGAACCAGTGGCTTCATCTCCATGTTCGCGGAGGGGATCGGTCATGA
- a CDS encoding ABC transporter ATP-binding protein → MSKLTKRQPDVPQAATGQPLLEVAGLKKYYTVKQGLFGRRSSLIRAVDGLDFAVMPGETLGVVGESGCGKSTMGQLVTCLLEPTEGEVRFQGKSLFQMGAEELRQARRNLQMVFQDPYSSLNPRMTIFDTVAEPLQVHGIAAGSELRAEVHRLLETVGLGAHLADRYPHEFSGGQRQRVGIARALALRPKLIVCDEPISALDVSIQAQILNLLKDLQQQFDLTYIFIAHGLPSVKHISDRIAVMYLGRIVELAPRDALFEQTLHPYTEALLAAVPIPDPTLRRDKEPLRGEPPNPANPPSGCAFHPRCPYATDRCRQETPLLLEHVPGQWAACHYPLAANKMQ, encoded by the coding sequence ATGAGCAAGCTGACGAAGCGGCAGCCCGATGTGCCGCAGGCCGCCACAGGCCAGCCACTGCTTGAGGTAGCGGGACTGAAAAAGTATTATACGGTCAAGCAAGGGCTATTCGGGAGGCGCTCCAGCTTGATCCGGGCGGTGGATGGTCTGGATTTTGCAGTCATGCCGGGAGAAACGCTTGGTGTGGTGGGCGAGTCTGGCTGTGGCAAGTCGACGATGGGACAGTTGGTGACTTGCCTGCTGGAGCCGACAGAGGGCGAGGTTCGCTTTCAGGGCAAGAGTCTGTTCCAGATGGGCGCGGAGGAGCTGCGCCAAGCCCGGCGCAACCTGCAGATGGTGTTCCAGGACCCGTATTCTTCGCTCAATCCGCGCATGACCATATTCGATACGGTGGCGGAGCCGTTGCAGGTGCATGGCATCGCGGCAGGCAGCGAGCTGCGAGCGGAGGTGCACCGCTTGCTGGAGACGGTCGGACTGGGCGCGCATCTGGCCGATCGGTATCCGCATGAGTTCAGCGGCGGACAGCGGCAGCGGGTAGGCATCGCACGTGCGCTGGCACTGCGCCCCAAGCTGATCGTCTGTGATGAGCCGATCTCGGCGCTGGACGTATCGATTCAAGCACAGATATTGAATTTGCTCAAGGATTTGCAGCAGCAGTTCGATCTGACCTACATCTTTATTGCGCATGGCCTGCCTTCTGTGAAGCATATCAGCGACCGGATTGCTGTCATGTATCTCGGGCGCATCGTCGAGCTGGCGCCGCGCGATGCGCTGTTTGAGCAGACGCTGCACCCCTACACGGAGGCGCTGCTGGCAGCCGTCCCGATCCCTGATCCTACACTGCGACGCGACAAGGAGCCGCTGCGCGGCGAGCCGCCGAACCCGGCGAACCCGCCTTCGGGTTGCGCCTTCCATCCGCGTTGTCCCTATGCGACAGACAGATGCCGCCAAGAGACGCCTCTGCTGCTGGAGCATGTGCCAGGGCAGTGGGCGGCCTGTCATTACCCGCTTGCTGCTAACAAGATGCAATGA
- a CDS encoding ABC transporter ATP-binding protein yields the protein MEHLLEVKDLRTYFKTAEGIVPSVNGVSFTVERGETLAIVGESGSGKSVTSMSILGLVASGGKVVGGEIWFEGQNLLKLPKRALRQLRGNEMSIIFQEPMTSLNPVFTIGNQLDEALRVHQKLSRSEARQRSIEMLERVGIAGAEKVARRFPHQLSGGMRQRVMIAMALACKPKLLIADEPTTALDVTIQAQILKLIGELSKEQQTGVILITHDLGVVAELADKVAVMYAGEIVEQASVYDLFRRPLHPYTIGLLGSLPSLHQQQERLASIPGSVPNLLHKPAGCPFHPRCPYADESCTQHKPRLEEKQPGHYASCLKTEEVRS from the coding sequence ATGGAGCATTTGCTGGAAGTGAAGGATTTGAGAACCTATTTCAAAACAGCAGAGGGCATCGTCCCCTCTGTGAATGGTGTCAGCTTTACAGTCGAGCGTGGCGAGACGCTGGCCATTGTCGGAGAATCCGGCAGCGGCAAAAGCGTGACCTCCATGTCGATCCTCGGACTGGTCGCTTCGGGCGGCAAGGTCGTCGGCGGGGAGATATGGTTCGAGGGCCAGAACCTGCTGAAGCTGCCGAAGCGGGCGCTGCGGCAGCTCCGTGGTAATGAGATGTCCATTATATTCCAGGAGCCGATGACGTCGCTGAATCCGGTATTCACCATCGGCAACCAATTGGATGAGGCGCTGCGCGTCCATCAGAAGCTGAGCCGCAGCGAGGCGCGCCAGCGAAGTATCGAGATGCTGGAGCGCGTCGGCATCGCTGGCGCGGAGAAGGTGGCTCGCCGCTTCCCGCATCAGCTATCCGGGGGCATGCGTCAGCGGGTAATGATCGCTATGGCGCTCGCCTGCAAGCCGAAGCTGCTCATCGCTGATGAGCCGACGACGGCTCTGGACGTGACGATTCAGGCGCAGATATTGAAGCTGATCGGTGAGCTGAGCAAGGAGCAGCAGACGGGCGTTATATTAATTACACATGATTTGGGTGTTGTTGCGGAGCTGGCTGACAAGGTAGCTGTCATGTACGCAGGCGAGATTGTTGAACAGGCTTCCGTGTACGACCTGTTCCGCCGTCCGCTTCATCCCTATACAATCGGCCTGCTCGGCTCGCTGCCGAGCCTGCATCAGCAGCAGGAACGGCTGGCGTCGATTCCCGGCTCTGTGCCTAATCTGCTCCATAAGCCTGCAGGCTGTCCGTTTCATCCGCGCTGCCCCTATGCCGATGAGAGCTGCACACAGCACAAGCCGCGGCTGGAGGAGAAGCAGCCGGGTCACTATGCAAGCTGTCTAAAGACGGAGGAGGTGCGCTCATGA
- a CDS encoding ABC transporter permease: MLLKDGIAARRPGYRQLLRQLWKSKTGTVGAIIVLATVIVAVFAPLIATHDPAALDPLLRLKPPSWMDGGSDAHLLGTDNLGRDIFSRLVYGARVSLIVGIGAVAVSGLIGAVLGLLAGYYDRWISMIIMRTADAFLAIPSILLMLVVLAVVGPGLTTLIFVIGLTNWVSYARVVRGEVLSVKERDFVKAARSVGARSGRIMLRHILPNVVSSFIVLSGLNVATTILMEASLSFLGLGIKPPDVSWGGMLSDGRQYIATSWWVAALPGAAITITVLGVIFLGDWLRDVLDPRMKTKD; encoded by the coding sequence ATGCTGCTCAAGGACGGTATAGCGGCCAGACGGCCCGGCTACCGCCAACTGCTGCGGCAGCTATGGAAGAGCAAGACGGGGACGGTGGGAGCGATCATCGTGCTGGCTACGGTAATCGTGGCTGTGTTCGCCCCGCTTATCGCGACGCATGATCCGGCGGCGCTTGACCCGCTGCTGCGACTGAAGCCGCCGTCCTGGATGGACGGGGGCTCAGATGCTCATCTGCTCGGCACGGATAATCTGGGGCGGGATATATTCAGCCGTCTCGTCTATGGAGCCAGAGTGTCGCTCATCGTCGGCATCGGCGCTGTCGCAGTGTCCGGCCTGATCGGGGCTGTGCTCGGTCTGCTCGCTGGCTATTATGACCGCTGGATCAGCATGATCATCATGCGCACGGCAGACGCTTTCCTGGCGATTCCATCCATTCTGCTCATGCTGGTCGTGCTGGCTGTCGTCGGTCCGGGGCTTACGACCTTGATCTTCGTTATCGGCTTGACCAACTGGGTGTCGTATGCGCGTGTTGTGCGTGGCGAGGTGCTGAGCGTGAAGGAGCGGGATTTTGTCAAGGCGGCCCGTTCAGTCGGAGCGCGCAGCGGTCGGATTATGCTGCGTCATATTTTGCCCAATGTTGTCTCATCATTTATCGTGCTGTCCGGTCTGAACGTGGCGACGACCATTCTCATGGAGGCATCGCTCAGCTTCCTTGGACTTGGCATCAAGCCGCCGGATGTATCATGGGGCGGCATGCTGAGTGATGGCAGACAATATATCGCTACTAGCTGGTGGGTAGCTGCGCTGCCGGGAGCTGCCATCACGATCACGGTGCTCGGCGTCATCTTCCTTGGGGACTGGCTGCGCGATGTGCTCGATCCACGCATGAAGACGAAGGACTGA
- a CDS encoding ABC transporter permease, translated as MALQIVPVLFLISLIVFVLVHITGDPVNLMLPETATEADREALRAAWGLDRPLYEQYATFLGNVVQGNFGTSFHYGEEALPLVLERLPASFELAAASMLIAVVLAVPLGIISAVKRNTVLDLLISGLAVIGKAMPNFWMGIMLILIFSVQLGYFPVSGRGGLEHLALPAFTLGVGLAAQMTRLIRSNMLEILNQDYIRTARSKGLVEAIVVGKHALRNGMIPVVTIMGLQFTSLIGGTLVTETVFAWPGLGQLLVTAINTRDMAIVQAAVFIIAITVIITNLITDLIYRLLDPRIKYNS; from the coding sequence ATGGCGCTGCAGATTGTGCCAGTCCTGTTTTTAATTTCGCTAATTGTATTTGTGTTGGTGCATATTACGGGTGATCCGGTCAACCTGATGCTGCCTGAGACGGCCACAGAGGCTGACCGGGAAGCACTGCGTGCGGCTTGGGGACTGGATCGGCCGCTATATGAGCAATACGCTACCTTCCTCGGCAATGTCGTGCAGGGCAACTTCGGCACATCCTTCCACTATGGGGAGGAGGCGCTGCCGCTCGTGCTGGAGCGGCTGCCTGCAAGCTTTGAGCTTGCGGCTGCCTCTATGCTGATCGCTGTCGTGCTGGCGGTGCCGCTGGGCATCATATCGGCTGTCAAGCGCAATACGGTGCTCGATTTGCTCATCTCGGGGCTGGCGGTTATTGGCAAGGCGATGCCTAATTTTTGGATGGGTATTATGCTGATTCTGATTTTCTCCGTACAACTCGGCTACTTTCCTGTATCCGGTCGAGGCGGACTTGAGCATCTAGCCTTGCCCGCGTTCACGCTGGGCGTCGGGCTTGCCGCCCAGATGACCCGTCTGATCCGCTCCAATATGCTGGAGATTCTGAATCAGGATTATATCCGCACCGCCCGCAGCAAGGGGCTGGTGGAAGCAATCGTCGTCGGTAAGCATGCGTTGCGCAATGGCATGATACCTGTCGTTACCATTATGGGGCTGCAATTTACAAGTTTGATCGGCGGCACACTCGTGACGGAGACGGTATTTGCCTGGCCGGGCCTGGGGCAACTGCTCGTTACGGCGATTAATACGAGAGATATGGCTATTGTTCAGGCTGCTGTATTTATTATTGCGATTACGGTTATTATTACCAATCTGATTACAGATCTGATCTATCGGCTGCTGGACCCGCGGATCAAATACAATTCTTGA